The following proteins are co-located in the Rhodococcus opacus B4 genome:
- a CDS encoding PPOX class F420-dependent oxidoreductase, with product MAVATADRVTREELLDFIRPRHRVVLITRKRSGGLQISPVTAGLDEEGRIVVSTYPQRAKAANVRHDPAVSVCVLSDEFNGAYVQVDGTAEVLDLPDALEPLVQYFRGISGEHPDWDEYRDAMRKQNKSLIRITIDEWGPIATGGFPPGTDRG from the coding sequence ATGGCAGTCGCCACCGCAGATCGTGTCACGCGGGAAGAGTTGCTCGACTTCATCCGGCCCCGGCATCGCGTCGTCCTGATCACCCGGAAGCGTTCCGGAGGCCTGCAGATCTCCCCGGTCACGGCCGGACTCGACGAGGAGGGGCGGATCGTCGTCTCCACCTACCCGCAGCGAGCCAAGGCCGCGAACGTGCGCCACGACCCCGCCGTGAGCGTGTGCGTGCTGTCCGACGAGTTCAACGGCGCCTACGTGCAGGTCGACGGGACGGCCGAGGTGCTGGACCTGCCCGACGCACTCGAGCCGCTGGTGCAGTACTTCCGCGGCATCTCCGGCGAGCATCCCGACTGGGACGAGTACCGCGACGCCATGCGCAAGCAGAACAAGAGCCTGATCCGGATCACCATCGACGAATGGGG